Proteins encoded by one window of Tunturibacter psychrotolerans:
- a CDS encoding MFS transporter: MERRRTQAPSLGLMHFGLMLAGLGTALLGPILPLLAKEWGMLDSQSGLLMTAKFCGAFLGGVTVSRNLRQSLHVGLAAGFVGFGGFAVAPSMGLGSAGLFVGGFGLGQIITSVNILAGRRFTSHRGSALSLLNFSFSLGAMLSALLAAWLLPHFTLRGVLEGFAGLFVIGVLVLRVQMRGEGSPIEDPDAASAEAGPQTGLSGRVYLYFAGLLVLYGGLETCLSGWLTTFALRYGDKTLAVSEYTTLLLWMALTFGRLGASAVMLRVGEKTAQRGSLVLASAFTVALATAHSSVTIAGFAVLLGFSLAPFFPATFALLIAEKPTAREAGIVVAVSGLGAAALPWMMGVVSTKTGSLQLALALPFAAALGLLAMSLFAPQIRPIAD; encoded by the coding sequence ATGGAGCGAAGAAGGACGCAGGCACCCTCCTTGGGACTGATGCACTTTGGGTTGATGCTGGCTGGCCTTGGGACGGCGTTGCTCGGACCCATCCTTCCGCTGCTGGCAAAGGAATGGGGCATGCTGGACTCGCAAAGCGGTCTGCTGATGACGGCGAAGTTCTGCGGTGCTTTTCTCGGTGGTGTCACGGTCTCACGAAATTTGAGGCAGAGTCTTCATGTGGGGTTGGCGGCCGGTTTCGTGGGCTTCGGTGGATTCGCTGTCGCTCCTTCGATGGGACTCGGGTCCGCGGGTTTGTTCGTGGGTGGATTTGGTCTGGGACAGATCATCACGTCAGTCAACATTCTGGCGGGTCGCAGGTTCACATCTCATCGCGGATCTGCGCTATCGCTGCTTAACTTTTCGTTCAGCCTGGGAGCTATGTTGTCTGCGCTTCTGGCTGCGTGGCTGTTGCCGCACTTTACGTTGAGGGGAGTACTCGAGGGGTTCGCGGGACTATTTGTGATCGGCGTATTGGTGTTACGGGTGCAGATGCGCGGAGAGGGTTCGCCTATTGAAGACCCTGATGCCGCGTCTGCAGAAGCTGGGCCGCAGACTGGACTGAGTGGGCGAGTATATCTTTATTTCGCTGGATTGCTCGTGCTTTATGGCGGATTAGAGACGTGCCTGAGTGGCTGGTTGACCACCTTCGCATTGCGATACGGCGATAAAACACTGGCGGTGAGCGAGTATACGACGCTCCTACTTTGGATGGCGCTGACCTTCGGCCGTCTGGGCGCTTCGGCAGTAATGCTCCGCGTAGGTGAGAAAACCGCGCAACGTGGGAGTTTGGTGCTAGCCTCTGCTTTCACGGTGGCGTTGGCGACGGCGCATTCTTCGGTGACGATTGCCGGCTTTGCGGTGCTCCTTGGGTTCAGTCTGGCGCCGTTTTTTCCTGCTACCTTTGCGCTGCTGATCGCAGAAAAACCGACAGCACGAGAGGCAGGAATTGTAGTGGCAGTCTCCGGGCTGGGGGCGGCTGCGCTGCCGTGGATGATGGGGGTGGTCTCTACGAAAACCGGATCGTTGCAGTTGGCATTGGCTCTCCCCTTTGCGGCAGCCCTGGGACTGCTGGCTATGAGTCTTTTTGCGCCGCAAATCCGACCGATCGCAGATTGA
- a CDS encoding PD-(D/E)XK nuclease family protein yields MILWSAFPAMVAYNRRMDGRGLLPGGVVGALDEGAVVVTSNQRAARSLRRGWDRRNRELGLSSWAPAAVISWDAWLASMWHRLLVEGHVSEMILNRSQEHVVWRTILEADDELASLRSVDALAVMAADAWRILSAYDGQSRLRGAIGSSDTRSFQRWARTFERLCQAEGFATQAELEEKLRDVCEKTVGTGNFELTPKKVVLVGFDHMIPAQKRLVDALRSAAVQVEDLRLAVSTQRRVLVEAEEDHQELLLAARWVRRFLEENADGTVAVIVPALENERREIDRLFREVLAPELEDICTDSQNGPYEFSVGMALAEIPLIAAAFDLLRWSIEPLPLERVSALLLSPYFAMTDEERSVRAEFDAFELRKARMLRPEISLPGLVEMIERSKRRQKLPRLLSTLRAALRLSNRLQGLDARTHAEWAEQMREFLVASEWGSGRRETSIAFQTRRKWDSALDELTTLDFDGVPVEFAAALSTLERIARQTMFASESRGAPVQVMGPLEAAGSIFDAVWFLRAGELTWPIATTSNSLLPWHLQRELEMPGTSVTLDNEHAQRITERIAAGAGTVAFSYAKESPEGRQRPSALLAALGLEAISAAELVEYEPPRTIVELEEVADSAAVQALPDKVIRGGARVLELQAACGFRAFAEQRLWSTEVESIEPGMDARVSGTVVHHALEHFWNEVKTQDALRSMNTQERDEVLEWCIAQALKKAAAAIATDWDEAYIEVQRERLRKLLSGWLELELERELPFEVKLSEKKLDDVRVGPLRLNVRLDRVDVVEGGEVLIDYKTGSASPNEWLTSRPDAPQLPLYAILTQEDRLQGVAFGLVRAGEGRGLKGYATCDGILPKASKLREAPTLEAQIERWREVLVALAEEFSSGDARVQPKTYPGSCTHCEQRLLCRLDVSLLEEDDEHDESSWAEASRG; encoded by the coding sequence TTGATTCTGTGGTCTGCTTTTCCTGCGATGGTGGCGTATAACCGAAGGATGGATGGTCGTGGGTTGCTGCCAGGCGGAGTGGTTGGGGCGTTAGATGAGGGCGCGGTCGTTGTAACGAGCAACCAGCGGGCCGCACGGAGTCTTCGGCGGGGATGGGATCGGCGCAATCGGGAGTTGGGGCTCTCGAGCTGGGCGCCTGCGGCGGTCATTTCCTGGGACGCATGGCTTGCAAGTATGTGGCATCGACTCCTGGTCGAGGGTCATGTCTCTGAGATGATTTTGAATCGGTCGCAGGAACACGTGGTGTGGAGGACAATTCTCGAGGCTGACGATGAACTGGCAAGTCTGCGAAGTGTCGATGCGCTGGCCGTCATGGCGGCGGACGCGTGGCGAATTCTCTCTGCCTATGACGGGCAATCGAGGTTGCGGGGAGCAATCGGAAGTTCAGACACGCGATCGTTTCAGCGATGGGCGCGCACTTTCGAGCGACTATGTCAGGCTGAGGGGTTTGCCACGCAGGCCGAGTTAGAAGAAAAACTACGCGACGTGTGTGAGAAAACCGTCGGAACTGGAAACTTCGAATTAACTCCGAAAAAAGTTGTATTGGTCGGGTTCGATCATATGATTCCAGCACAGAAACGGCTGGTGGATGCTCTTCGGTCGGCGGCAGTACAGGTTGAGGATCTACGGCTAGCCGTTTCCACCCAGAGAAGGGTGCTTGTGGAAGCCGAGGAAGACCATCAGGAGTTGTTGCTTGCTGCGCGATGGGTGCGGAGATTTCTCGAAGAGAACGCCGATGGGACCGTCGCAGTGATTGTGCCTGCGCTTGAAAATGAGCGGAGAGAAATCGACCGGTTATTTCGCGAAGTTCTGGCACCGGAACTGGAAGACATCTGTACCGACAGCCAGAATGGGCCATACGAGTTTTCAGTTGGCATGGCTCTGGCGGAGATCCCTTTGATTGCAGCCGCCTTTGATTTACTGCGCTGGTCCATTGAACCGCTGCCTCTGGAACGAGTAAGTGCGTTGTTGCTGTCACCTTACTTCGCGATGACCGATGAAGAAAGAAGTGTGCGCGCTGAGTTCGACGCCTTTGAACTCCGTAAAGCGCGAATGCTGCGACCGGAGATATCACTGCCTGGGCTGGTCGAGATGATTGAACGATCGAAGCGCCGACAAAAACTTCCTCGATTGCTTAGCACCCTACGAGCAGCGCTGCGTCTTTCGAACCGATTGCAAGGTCTCGATGCAAGGACGCACGCCGAGTGGGCAGAGCAGATGCGGGAGTTTCTGGTGGCATCGGAATGGGGCTCCGGGCGGAGAGAGACCAGCATCGCATTTCAAACGCGGCGCAAGTGGGATAGTGCTCTTGATGAGCTCACAACGCTGGACTTTGACGGCGTCCCGGTCGAGTTTGCAGCAGCACTTTCCACTCTGGAGAGAATTGCCCGCCAGACTATGTTTGCGTCGGAGTCGCGAGGAGCTCCCGTGCAAGTGATGGGTCCGCTCGAGGCCGCAGGAAGCATATTTGATGCGGTTTGGTTCCTGCGCGCTGGCGAGCTTACGTGGCCAATCGCAACAACCAGCAATTCCCTGCTGCCCTGGCATCTGCAACGCGAATTAGAGATGCCTGGAACGAGTGTGACCCTGGACAACGAACACGCGCAAAGGATCACGGAACGAATTGCTGCAGGCGCTGGTACAGTCGCATTCAGCTACGCGAAAGAGTCTCCGGAGGGCAGGCAACGGCCTTCGGCGTTGTTGGCCGCGCTCGGGCTGGAAGCAATTAGCGCAGCAGAGCTTGTAGAGTATGAGCCGCCACGAACAATCGTCGAACTTGAAGAGGTCGCGGACTCCGCTGCGGTTCAGGCGCTCCCCGACAAGGTCATTCGCGGCGGTGCAAGAGTTCTGGAACTCCAGGCAGCGTGTGGTTTTCGTGCTTTCGCAGAACAGAGATTGTGGTCGACGGAGGTCGAGTCGATCGAACCGGGTATGGATGCGAGAGTAAGCGGTACTGTAGTACACCATGCGCTTGAGCACTTCTGGAATGAGGTCAAAACGCAGGATGCTTTGCGATCGATGAACACTCAGGAACGTGACGAAGTGTTGGAGTGGTGCATCGCGCAAGCTCTAAAAAAAGCAGCGGCGGCAATTGCAACCGATTGGGACGAGGCCTATATCGAGGTGCAGCGAGAGAGGCTGCGCAAACTTCTGTCCGGATGGTTGGAACTGGAGTTGGAACGAGAGCTCCCCTTCGAGGTGAAGCTCAGCGAGAAAAAACTTGACGATGTCCGCGTCGGTCCGCTGCGCCTGAATGTGCGCCTGGATCGCGTCGACGTAGTAGAAGGTGGTGAAGTTCTGATCGACTATAAGACGGGTTCCGCTTCGCCAAATGAATGGTTAACGTCAAGACCCGATGCTCCGCAGCTTCCGTTATATGCAATTCTCACGCAGGAGGATCGCTTGCAGGGCGTCGCGTTCGGTCTGGTCCGGGCAGGAGAGGGCCGCGGCCTTAAGGGATACGCTACATGTGACGGCATACTTCCCAAAGCAAGCAAGCTGAGAGAGGCACCCACACTCGAAGCTCAAATAGAACGATGGAGAGAGGTGCTGGTGGCGTTGGCGGAAGAGTTCTCTTCGGGCGACGCCCGTGTGCAGCCGAAGACGTATCCGGGAAGCTGCACTCACTGCGAACAGAGACTCCTCTGTCGGCTCGACGTTTCGTTGCTCGAAGAAGACGATGAACACGACGAAAGCTCATGGGCAGAGGCCAGCCGTGGGTGA
- a CDS encoding UvrD-helicase domain-containing protein, protein MNTTKAHGQRPAVGDLFDISEGNSLPETTSSKLPPDWRARERALDIRRSWIVEAPAGSGKTGLLIQRYLKLLADESVEDPSQVLAITFTVKATAEMRERVISYLESASRRQPVKSDSAFDRETRALAEAVLRRNASLGWELLQQPRRLNIRTIDSVCGEVARLLPVLSGGGGRQTPVEDPTLMYRDAARETLMQLGGHDAELDAALRTVLLHRDGSLRDCERLLMEMLPARNQWGELVPLGRQQLDDTFLDEMVLPRLELALEQAVCAGLTRLSLSFPPDILQELASLAGEMGHAEGYKSDPSPIALCAGLHTSPQETAEHLGHWRALIHLLTTQEPKWRATAARNHLGFKIEKHHAQQLRLLVQQLWHRDDVLEAIKSVKSLPSAKYPNEQWAVAKALFRVLNRALVELQLIFARRGECDFAELGLLAQVALRREGAVADLNKAWGMRLQHLLVDEMQDTSTSQYELIQLLTQRWDGHSQTVFLVGDPKQSIYLFRQARVERFVTTMQTEFLGDLPLSRLQLTANFRSQRNLVEAFNDDFSLLFPRNVRTENPEEVPYVEAKAVRGPSQSGSLNLVWHTRVLAPAVSTEAAKKVQRRQTKREAQQVRAIVEDWRARPLPEGRNEPWKLAVLVRSRNLLTDIVTELKNDSKGVIPFRAVDIEALGERQEVLDLFALTRAMMHPADRVAWLAVLHAPWCGLGRADLHLLAGADDPIWSERCIADAIAERGNLLSEQSYARLMRVLPVMRAAEENRSGISTTQWVEKTWRSLGGDASLKPVELSNARRYLQLLDEVEEEAGTIEVNLLKRRLDKLYAQPPASGWAVDLMTIHKSKGLEWDVVMVPGLQKKDPANRERLLNWSEIDSGDAEAAHIMLAPIVGRGEGSRALNDWLKSMEKAKEAAERKRLFYVACTRAREELHLFASPKTKANEEVNRPPGSLLATAWPAAERHFTAVPASKNVNQLPMMFPLPEEDEGFVGDIAASIDEAVRPAILQRLPIGFKPESRFSVGQRLFYGEDAGTPGTTHFERPEGSFEARAFGTAVHAFLEAIAKRLVEGIDVEALLREVESWTPRIAALLRGEGLQPVVIERLARRVKTALTNMLQDEEGRWVLSRHAQASNELALTTWSDTRSSVRLDRVFHGGSKSLEPGTDYLWIIDYKTATHGRERVDEFLVEERAKYTDQMKVYARMMKDRVTSGKLRVGLYYPMLPKLVWWAPETD, encoded by the coding sequence ATGAACACGACGAAAGCTCATGGGCAGAGGCCAGCCGTGGGTGATCTGTTTGACATTTCCGAAGGTAATTCTCTTCCAGAAACGACGAGCAGCAAACTGCCACCAGACTGGCGAGCGCGAGAGCGAGCGCTTGATATTCGACGATCATGGATCGTCGAGGCGCCCGCTGGATCAGGTAAGACTGGTCTCCTCATCCAACGCTACCTGAAGCTACTCGCCGATGAGAGCGTTGAAGATCCCAGTCAGGTTTTGGCAATTACGTTCACCGTCAAAGCAACAGCCGAAATGCGGGAGCGTGTAATCTCTTACCTGGAGAGTGCTTCCCGGCGCCAACCTGTGAAGAGCGATTCAGCCTTTGATCGTGAGACACGGGCGTTGGCAGAAGCGGTGCTCCGCCGCAACGCTTCTCTCGGCTGGGAGTTGCTGCAGCAACCACGCAGATTGAATATCCGCACGATCGATTCCGTGTGTGGAGAGGTGGCGCGATTGCTACCGGTGCTCTCAGGCGGTGGCGGGCGGCAGACTCCGGTAGAAGATCCGACGTTGATGTATCGCGATGCAGCGAGAGAGACGTTGATGCAACTCGGCGGACACGATGCGGAGTTGGATGCCGCTCTCCGGACGGTGTTGTTGCATCGCGATGGTAGTCTCCGCGATTGTGAGCGACTGTTGATGGAGATGCTTCCGGCGCGCAACCAGTGGGGAGAGTTGGTCCCGCTGGGAAGACAGCAACTCGACGACACTTTTCTGGATGAAATGGTGTTGCCCCGGCTGGAACTTGCACTGGAGCAGGCCGTCTGTGCCGGGCTGACGCGGCTGTCGCTGAGCTTTCCGCCGGACATACTGCAGGAGCTGGCCTCGCTTGCTGGCGAGATGGGACACGCGGAGGGATATAAGAGCGATCCCTCTCCGATCGCGTTGTGTGCAGGCCTCCATACTTCGCCGCAAGAGACTGCCGAACATCTCGGGCACTGGCGAGCTTTGATACATCTGCTCACGACGCAGGAGCCGAAGTGGAGGGCAACTGCAGCGCGCAATCATCTCGGCTTCAAAATTGAAAAACATCATGCCCAGCAATTGAGACTTCTAGTGCAACAATTGTGGCACCGCGACGATGTGCTTGAAGCGATAAAAAGTGTGAAGAGTCTTCCGTCGGCTAAGTATCCCAACGAGCAGTGGGCCGTTGCGAAGGCGCTCTTTCGTGTTTTGAATAGAGCGTTGGTTGAATTGCAGCTAATCTTCGCACGTCGTGGAGAATGTGATTTCGCCGAGCTTGGGCTGCTGGCGCAAGTGGCGCTGCGGAGGGAAGGCGCCGTCGCCGATTTGAACAAAGCGTGGGGAATGAGGCTTCAGCATCTTCTGGTGGACGAGATGCAGGACACATCCACCAGCCAGTACGAGTTGATTCAGCTGCTCACGCAGAGGTGGGACGGTCACAGTCAGACGGTGTTTCTCGTAGGCGATCCAAAACAATCGATCTATCTCTTCAGGCAGGCGCGGGTCGAGCGATTTGTGACAACAATGCAGACGGAGTTTCTAGGAGACTTGCCACTGAGCAGGTTACAGTTGACGGCTAACTTCCGCTCGCAAAGAAATCTTGTTGAAGCGTTCAATGACGATTTTTCGCTGCTGTTTCCCCGGAACGTGCGTACGGAGAACCCCGAGGAAGTGCCGTATGTTGAGGCCAAGGCTGTGCGTGGACCTTCGCAAAGTGGCTCGCTGAATCTCGTGTGGCATACGCGCGTGCTCGCCCCGGCAGTGTCGACGGAGGCGGCAAAGAAAGTACAGCGTCGGCAAACAAAGCGCGAGGCTCAACAGGTGCGAGCCATTGTCGAAGATTGGCGCGCCAGGCCACTCCCTGAGGGCCGGAATGAACCATGGAAGCTCGCGGTGCTGGTGCGAAGTCGCAATCTGCTTACCGATATCGTGACTGAACTGAAGAACGACTCAAAAGGAGTGATACCGTTCCGTGCAGTAGATATCGAGGCGCTGGGTGAGAGGCAGGAGGTTCTTGATCTCTTTGCATTGACCAGAGCGATGATGCACCCGGCTGATCGCGTAGCGTGGCTCGCGGTGCTGCATGCTCCGTGGTGCGGCCTTGGGCGGGCCGATCTGCACCTACTGGCGGGCGCAGATGATCCCATCTGGTCTGAGCGATGCATTGCAGACGCAATCGCAGAGCGAGGGAACCTGCTAAGTGAACAGAGTTACGCGAGACTGATGCGCGTGTTGCCCGTGATGCGGGCAGCGGAGGAGAATCGTTCGGGGATCAGTACCACTCAATGGGTGGAGAAGACGTGGCGATCATTAGGCGGCGATGCGTCTTTGAAACCTGTGGAACTCAGCAATGCACGAAGGTATCTACAGCTTCTGGATGAAGTGGAAGAAGAGGCCGGAACGATTGAAGTAAATTTGCTGAAGCGTCGGCTCGATAAACTCTACGCCCAACCGCCAGCAAGCGGTTGGGCAGTCGATCTGATGACGATCCATAAGTCTAAGGGTCTCGAATGGGACGTCGTGATGGTCCCGGGGTTGCAGAAGAAAGATCCGGCGAATCGCGAAAGGCTGCTGAACTGGAGTGAGATCGATTCTGGAGATGCAGAGGCTGCGCATATCATGCTGGCGCCAATTGTGGGTCGCGGCGAAGGCTCAAGGGCGTTGAACGATTGGTTGAAGAGCATGGAGAAGGCAAAGGAGGCCGCTGAGAGAAAGAGACTCTTCTATGTCGCGTGCACTCGGGCGCGCGAGGAACTACACCTATTCGCGTCTCCCAAGACGAAAGCGAACGAAGAGGTCAATCGTCCTCCTGGGAGTCTGCTGGCTACCGCGTGGCCCGCCGCAGAACGGCACTTTACGGCCGTACCTGCTTCGAAGAACGTCAACCAATTACCCATGATGTTTCCGTTGCCGGAAGAAGATGAGGGGTTCGTCGGCGATATTGCGGCCAGCATCGATGAAGCTGTGCGACCCGCAATTCTCCAGCGCCTCCCGATCGGATTCAAGCCAGAATCACGATTCTCAGTTGGACAGAGACTCTTTTACGGCGAGGATGCAGGAACACCAGGGACTACGCATTTTGAGAGGCCTGAGGGCTCCTTCGAAGCTCGTGCTTTTGGCACCGCAGTACATGCTTTCTTAGAGGCGATAGCGAAGAGACTCGTAGAAGGGATAGATGTTGAAGCCTTACTGCGCGAAGTGGAATCATGGACGCCGCGAATTGCAGCCTTGCTCCGAGGAGAAGGACTTCAGCCGGTCGTCATCGAGCGGCTCGCGCGACGAGTAAAGACGGCTCTCACCAACATGTTGCAAGACGAAGAGGGACGATGGGTACTGAGCCGGCACGCTCAGGCGTCGAACGAACTTGCGCTAACCACGTGGAGCGATACTCGCAGCAGCGTCCGATTGGACCGCGTTTTTCATGGTGGATCCAAATCGCTGGAACCCGGGACCGACTATCTCTGGATCATCGACTACAAAACAGCAACGCATGGGCGCGAACGAGTCGATGAGTTTCTTGTGGAAGAACGAGCAAAGTACACGGACCAGATGAAGGTTTATGCCCGGATGATGAAAGATCGCGTAACGAGCGGAAAGCTGCGAGTGGGCTTGTACTATCCGATGTTGCCAAAGCTCGTTTGGTGGGCCCCTGAAACAGACTGA
- the phoU gene encoding phosphate signaling complex protein PhoU, with protein sequence MRVKFHQSLDELKEKLLVMAGMAEQAIQRSIEAYRTRDLSVCELVFRAEPSINRLEREIDQMALDLLAMEQPMAIDLRFILSVIRINADLERVGDQAVNIAVRVREMGAFANIDLPVDIPKLASLSSAMVRKSLQAFIEGDAELAESVLRLDDQVDEMNDAAFYALSTLIKEKPELTPQSLNALIIARNLERVGDHATNIAEDVIFWVRGADVRHSNNAL encoded by the coding sequence ATGCGCGTCAAGTTTCATCAGAGTCTCGACGAGTTGAAGGAAAAACTGCTGGTCATGGCTGGTATGGCGGAGCAGGCAATTCAGCGCTCGATCGAAGCCTACCGAACTCGCGATCTTTCTGTCTGCGAGCTCGTCTTTCGCGCCGAACCTTCCATCAACCGCCTCGAACGCGAGATCGATCAGATGGCGCTCGATCTGCTCGCCATGGAACAACCCATGGCCATCGACCTTCGCTTTATTCTTTCAGTGATCCGCATCAACGCCGATCTCGAAAGAGTAGGAGATCAGGCGGTCAATATCGCCGTGCGCGTGCGTGAGATGGGCGCCTTTGCCAATATCGACCTTCCAGTCGATATTCCTAAGCTTGCCTCTCTCTCTTCCGCTATGGTGCGCAAGTCGCTCCAGGCCTTCATTGAAGGTGATGCCGAACTGGCTGAATCAGTTCTGCGGCTTGACGATCAGGTCGATGAGATGAATGATGCTGCGTTCTACGCACTGAGCACTCTCATCAAGGAAAAGCCTGAGCTGACTCCGCAATCGCTCAACGCACTTATCATCGCGCGCAACCTGGAACGCGTCGGCGATCATGCCACCAATATTGCGGAAGATGTAATCTTCTGGGTTCGCGGTGCGGACGTTCGCCACAGCAATAATGCTCTGTAG
- the pstB gene encoding phosphate ABC transporter ATP-binding protein PstB, producing MGVGILVEDLNAWYGTTHTLQDINLHIPANHATALIGPSGCGKSTFVRCLNRMHETNPIARATGIVKMGDIDIYNDASPVEIRRRVGMVFQRPNPFPTMSIYDNVVSGLKLNGFRNRRILDETVERSLKQAALWEEVKDDLKKKSGASLSGGQQQRMCIARALAVDPEVLLMDEPASALDPVSTSKIEDLIFQLKSQYTIVIVTHNMQQAARVAENTGFFLNGKMVEFDSTHKIFTNPRDKRTEDYITGRFG from the coding sequence GTGGGAGTCGGCATTTTAGTTGAGGATTTGAACGCGTGGTACGGCACAACGCATACCCTGCAGGACATCAACCTGCACATTCCGGCGAACCATGCCACTGCGCTCATCGGTCCGTCGGGCTGTGGTAAATCCACATTTGTCCGCTGCCTCAACCGCATGCACGAGACCAATCCCATTGCGCGCGCTACCGGCATAGTCAAAATGGGTGACATCGACATCTATAACGATGCCTCACCGGTCGAAATCCGGCGTCGCGTCGGGATGGTCTTCCAGCGCCCCAACCCTTTCCCAACGATGTCTATCTACGACAACGTCGTCAGTGGCCTCAAGCTCAACGGCTTCCGTAATCGGCGCATACTCGACGAGACAGTGGAGCGCTCGCTCAAACAAGCCGCGCTTTGGGAAGAGGTCAAGGACGATCTGAAAAAGAAGTCCGGCGCATCTCTTTCCGGAGGCCAACAGCAACGCATGTGCATTGCCCGCGCACTTGCCGTCGATCCAGAAGTGCTGCTCATGGACGAACCCGCATCCGCGCTTGACCCCGTCTCAACCTCCAAGATCGAAGATCTGATCTTTCAGCTCAAGAGCCAATACACCATCGTCATCGTGACGCACAATATGCAGCAAGCCGCCCGAGTCGCGGAAAACACAGGCTTTTTTCTCAATGGCAAGATGGTCGAATTCGATTCCACCCACAAAATCTTCACGAATCCGCGGGACAAGCGAACGGAAGACTACATCACCGGGAGGTTTGGTTGA
- the pstA gene encoding phosphate ABC transporter permease PstA, which produces MSTQPLSNQPRPMDFESKSMRSNRARRTATNYFVSGLCILATVLVILPLLAILFYLIYKGASSLNLAFFTHIPAPVGETGGGMANSIIGSGIILFLASLMGIPIGIAAGVYLAEFGRGTTLANAVRFTADVLNGVPSIVMGISIYSLIVIQQKHFSALAGGVALAIMMVPTITRTTEEMLATVPHAIREAALGLGVPKWRTAISISLRTASPGIITGCMLAFARVAGETAPLLFTAFGNQFWSFKLSEPIAALPLQIYVYAISPYDEWHRLAWAGSLVLIVLIMVSVTLVRIFANRGVLKGGS; this is translated from the coding sequence ATGAGTACTCAACCTCTGAGCAACCAGCCCCGCCCCATGGACTTCGAGTCGAAGTCGATGCGTAGTAATAGAGCACGGCGCACGGCGACGAACTATTTTGTCAGCGGCCTCTGCATCCTCGCGACCGTTCTCGTGATCCTTCCCTTGCTGGCGATTCTCTTTTATCTGATCTACAAGGGCGCAAGTTCGCTGAATCTTGCCTTCTTCACCCACATTCCCGCCCCGGTCGGTGAGACGGGTGGAGGCATGGCGAATTCAATCATCGGCTCCGGCATCATCCTCTTCCTTGCGAGCCTGATGGGAATCCCTATAGGCATCGCGGCAGGTGTTTATCTCGCAGAGTTTGGTCGTGGCACAACGCTTGCCAACGCGGTCCGTTTCACCGCCGACGTGTTGAATGGCGTCCCGTCGATTGTCATGGGGATCTCCATCTATTCGCTGATAGTCATACAGCAAAAACACTTCTCCGCTCTAGCTGGCGGCGTCGCTCTCGCGATCATGATGGTGCCCACGATCACGCGGACCACCGAAGAGATGCTGGCCACGGTGCCGCACGCTATTCGGGAGGCAGCTCTTGGTCTCGGTGTGCCCAAGTGGCGCACCGCGATCTCGATCAGCCTGCGTACAGCCTCGCCCGGCATCATCACGGGATGCATGTTGGCATTCGCTCGCGTAGCCGGAGAGACCGCGCCGCTGCTCTTCACAGCCTTTGGAAATCAGTTCTGGAGCTTCAAACTCAGCGAACCGATCGCCGCACTGCCTCTGCAAATTTATGTCTATGCCATCTCGCCCTATGATGAGTGGCATCGTTTGGCGTGGGCTGGTTCGCTTGTTCTAATCGTCTTAATCATGGTCTCGGTCACGCTCGTTCGCATCTTTGCCAACCGCGGCGTACTCAAGGGAGGAAGCTAG